A region of Planococcus sp. MSAK28401 DNA encodes the following proteins:
- a CDS encoding YfhJ family protein: MKEVIEQLIIELREKNPELSEDKARTWIELLVSDFESSYAKAGYDYQGTAVVEKVVRQWIESYGDKIHEFAGNNPKYAHLLHDS, translated from the coding sequence ATGAAAGAAGTCATTGAGCAATTAATCATCGAATTGAGAGAAAAAAATCCGGAGCTGTCTGAAGACAAAGCCCGGACGTGGATCGAATTATTGGTGTCTGATTTTGAATCTTCCTACGCGAAAGCAGGATATGATTATCAAGGCACGGCGGTCGTCGAAAAAGTCGTGCGCCAGTGGATTGAAAGTTACGGCGATAAAATTCACGAATTTGCAGGGAACAACCCGAAATACGCACATCTTTTGCACGATTCTTAA
- a CDS encoding metal-dependent hydrolase → MDTGTHIVMGIALGGLAMADPVVAAHPATLTAVMTGTIIGSQIPDIDTVLKLRDNAVYIRHHRGITHSVPAVLSWPILLSGAIYLIFPEANLLHLWLWTFLAVFLHVFVDIFNSYGTQALRPFSNHWVALGVINTFDPIIFGAHVVALMIWAFGADPVWTMSILYIILFFYYVSRFALQSAIKQAIRNTIPGTNDVFVAPTMRYFQWRIAADTDRHHYVGQAYGRSINIYDKFLKKPMPENALIQTAMKDKNLNAFVSFSPLYRWEINQYGEIYEVRLIDLRYRSNDYYPFVAVAHLDEDHNILNSYTGWIFSEDKLRKKLDFSHN, encoded by the coding sequence ATGGATACAGGAACTCATATCGTCATGGGCATTGCGCTCGGCGGATTGGCAATGGCCGATCCCGTTGTCGCTGCCCATCCGGCCACTTTGACTGCCGTCATGACCGGTACCATTATCGGCTCACAAATCCCCGATATCGATACTGTTTTAAAGCTGCGCGACAACGCGGTTTATATACGCCATCACCGAGGCATAACACATTCAGTGCCGGCCGTGCTGTCATGGCCTATTTTGCTTTCGGGAGCAATTTACCTTATTTTCCCAGAAGCGAATCTTCTTCATTTATGGCTATGGACCTTCCTGGCTGTGTTCCTGCATGTATTTGTGGATATATTCAATTCATACGGCACACAAGCATTGCGGCCATTTTCCAATCATTGGGTGGCACTCGGCGTCATCAATACCTTTGACCCGATCATTTTCGGTGCACACGTCGTGGCCCTCATGATTTGGGCGTTCGGAGCCGATCCGGTCTGGACGATGAGCATTTTGTATATCATTTTGTTCTTCTATTACGTCTCGCGCTTTGCGCTGCAGTCAGCGATCAAGCAGGCGATCCGCAATACGATCCCGGGCACGAACGATGTATTCGTCGCCCCGACAATGCGCTATTTCCAATGGCGCATCGCCGCTGATACGGACCGCCATCATTATGTCGGCCAGGCTTACGGGCGGTCGATCAACATCTACGATAAGTTCCTGAAAAAGCCGATGCCTGAAAATGCCTTGATTCAAACGGCGATGAAAGACAAGAACTTAAATGCTTTTGTGTCATTTTCCCCGCTTTACCGCTGGGAGATCAACCAATATGGAGAGATCTACGAAGTGCGTTTAATCGATTTGCGCTACCGCAGCAACGATTATTATCCGTTTGTTGCAGTTGCCCATCTGGACGAAGACCATAATATCCTGAACTCTTATACAGGATGGATCTTCAGCGAAGACAAATTGAGGAAAAAGCTCGATTTCAGCCATAACTGA
- the mutY gene encoding A/G-specific adenine glycosylase, which yields MDKQQFQQDLIGWFQKEQRDLPWRRTADPYQIWISEVMLQQTRVDTVIPYYKRFVEKFPTIESLAQAEEESLLKLWEGLGYYSRARNLQAGVREVAEQYGGIVPSTRKEISSLKGVGPYTAGAVLSIAYGMPEHAVDGNVMRVLSRILLIEEDIAKPKTRKVFEQAVTELISHEDPSSFNQGLMELGALICTPTSPKCLLCPVRDHCEAFHAGKETELPVKTKAKKNRNADFAMMAIWSGDKLLMEQRPGKGLLAGMWQYPMLELTTALEANEIGELYAETLNGALSDVEKITAFKHVFSHLTWNVDGYLASAEEFTPPENMKWVTPEQLENLPIAGPVQKMKTALEQRGDVAK from the coding sequence ATGGACAAGCAACAATTTCAACAGGATTTGATCGGCTGGTTCCAGAAAGAACAGCGAGACCTGCCTTGGAGACGCACAGCCGACCCTTACCAAATCTGGATTTCCGAAGTCATGCTCCAGCAGACGAGAGTCGATACGGTTATCCCTTATTATAAACGCTTTGTCGAGAAATTTCCCACTATCGAATCTTTGGCGCAAGCTGAAGAGGAAAGCTTATTGAAGCTCTGGGAAGGGCTCGGCTATTATTCGCGTGCCCGCAATCTGCAGGCAGGTGTGCGCGAAGTCGCCGAACAGTACGGGGGCATTGTGCCATCGACGCGCAAGGAGATTTCTTCATTGAAAGGCGTCGGGCCTTATACGGCTGGCGCTGTATTGAGCATTGCCTATGGCATGCCGGAACATGCCGTCGATGGCAACGTCATGCGCGTGCTCAGCCGCATCCTATTGATCGAAGAAGACATCGCCAAACCGAAGACGCGCAAAGTGTTTGAACAGGCAGTGACAGAATTGATCAGCCACGAAGACCCATCTTCATTCAACCAAGGATTGATGGAACTCGGCGCACTCATCTGCACGCCGACATCGCCGAAATGCTTATTATGCCCGGTGCGCGACCATTGCGAAGCATTTCATGCCGGCAAGGAAACGGAATTGCCGGTTAAGACGAAGGCCAAGAAAAATCGCAATGCCGATTTCGCCATGATGGCGATTTGGAGTGGGGACAAGCTCTTGATGGAGCAGCGGCCAGGAAAAGGCCTGCTGGCAGGCATGTGGCAATATCCGATGCTCGAGCTGACTACAGCGCTCGAAGCTAATGAGATCGGTGAATTGTATGCAGAGACATTGAACGGTGCGCTTTCTGATGTCGAGAAAATTACCGCTTTCAAACATGTCTTTTCTCATTTAACATGGAATGTGGATGGCTATTTGGCCAGCGCGGAAGAATTTACGCCGCCTGAAAACATGAAATGGGTGACGCCGGAACAATTGGAGAATTTACCGATTGCCGGCCCTGTCCAAAAAATGAAGACAGCTTTAGAGCAAAGAGGAGATGTAGCAAA